A window of the Cicer arietinum cultivar CDC Frontier isolate Library 1 chromosome 6, Cicar.CDCFrontier_v2.0, whole genome shotgun sequence genome harbors these coding sequences:
- the LOC101513286 gene encoding uncharacterized protein isoform X1 has translation MVRKMNQDRLEPCHDSLKVPRLPFIPEKLGDMISISIRVGIVICLIAFISLALHSSFTKPDRWFPLPEHLHVVQNVSAIDIDNSVPTNITHIVFGIAGSANTWHDRSNYGKLWWNPNTCRGFVWLDKRPNILQRDDMLIPYKISHGWTQFKHLHSASAVRIARIVYESFRLGLPNVRWFVMGDDDTVFFTENLVNVLGKYDHSQLYYIGGNSESVEQDLMHSYDMAFGGGGFAISYALAARLAKIMDSCLHRYFYFYGSDQRVWACVNELGVPLTRESGFHQLDIHGNPYGLLAAHPMAPLVSLHHLDQLNSLFPDHSQMHSLRKLISAYHLDPARIVQQSICYDHLRKWSISISWGYTIQIYTSLLITADLQMPLQTFQTWRSSSDGPFTFNTRPMNSDLCQQPTIFFLDQVRKVSTGSVTTYKRYVDKEEKTCKRADGEVQIIKVSALMLDPGYWKNVPHRQCCQLMDGGSIKDGSVHIRIRKCRAQETITI, from the exons AT GGTGAGGAAGATGAATCAAGATCGGTTGGAACCTTGTCATGACTCTCTTAAAGTACCAAGATTACCTTTTATACCAGAAAAACTTGGAGACATGATTTCAATCTCAATAAGGGTTGGCATAGTTATATGCCTTATTGCATTCATTTCACTTGCTCTCCATTCATCATTCACTAAGCCGGACAGATGGTTTCCATTACCGGAGCATTTACATGTTGTACAAAATGTTTCTGCTATTGACATTGACAATAGTGTACCAACAAACATCACTCATATTGTATTCGGCATTGCTGGTTCGGCAAACACGTGGCATGACCGAAGCAACTACGGCAAGCTTTGGTGGAATCCAAACACTTGTAGAGGTTTTGTTTGGCTTGACAAGAGACCAAATATTTTGCAGCGTGATGACATGTTAATTCCATATAAAATCTCACATGGCTGGACTCAGTTCAAGCACTTGCACTCTGCGTCCGCGGTTCGGATAGCTCGGATAGTTTATGAGAGCTTTAGACTTGGTTTGCCAAATGTTAGGTGGTTTGTAATGGGAGATGATGATACAGTGTTTTTCACCGAGAATTTAGTAAATGTTTTGGGAAAATATGATCACAGTCAATTGTATTATATTGGTGGGAATTCTGAGAGTGTTGAACAAGATTTGATGCATTCTTATGATATGGCTTTTGGTGGTGGGGGATTTGCAATTAGTTATGCATTAGCAGCTAGACTAGCCAAAATAATGGATTCTTGTCTTCATagatacttttatttttatggttCTGATCAAAGAGTTTGGGCCTGTGTAAATGAATTAGGAGTACCTCTTACCAGAGAAAGCGGATTTCATCAG CTTGACATACATGGGAATCCATATGGTCTTTTAGCTGCACACCCTATGGCACCACTTGTGTCACTCCATCACCTTGATCAATTGAACTCGTTGTTTCCGGACCACAGTCAAATGCATTCGTTGCGAAAGCTCATCAGTGCATACCACCTTGACCCTGCCAGAATTGTGCAGCAAAGTATTTGTTATGATCATCTGCGTAAATGGTCGATATCTATTTCGTGGGGTTACACAATACAAATCTATACATCATTGTTGATAACAGCGGATTTGCAGATGCCATTGCAGACGTTTCAAACGTGGAGAAGTTCGAGTGATGGTCCTTTCACATTTAATACTCGACCGATGAACTCTGACTTATGCCAGCAGCCGACTATATTTTTTCTGGACCAGGTTAGAAAGGTGAGCACTGGAAGTGTTACTACCTATAAGAGATATGTAGACAAGGAAGAGAAGACATGCAAGAGAGCAGATGGAGAAGTGCAGATAATTAAAGTTTCTGCCTTGATGCTTGATCCAGGATATTGGAAAAAT GTACCGCATCGGCAATGCTGTCAACTTATGGATGGTGGAAGCATAAAGGATGGCAGTGTGCATATTAGAATTAGGAAGTGCAGAGCTCAAGAAACAATTACTATTTAG
- the LOC101513286 gene encoding uncharacterized protein isoform X3, whose product MNQDRLEPCHDSLKVPRLPFIPEKLGDMISISIRVGIVICLIAFISLALHSSFTKPDRWFPLPEHLHVVQNVSAIDIDNSVPTNITHIVFGIAGSANTWHDRSNYGKLWWNPNTCRGFVWLDKRPNILQRDDMLIPYKISHGWTQFKHLHSASAVRIARIVYESFRLGLPNVRWFVMGDDDTVFFTENLVNVLGKYDHSQLYYIGGNSESVEQDLMHSYDMAFGGGGFAISYALAARLAKIMDSCLHRYFYFYGSDQRVWACVNELGVPLTRESGFHQLDIHGNPYGLLAAHPMAPLVSLHHLDQLNSLFPDHSQMHSLRKLISAYHLDPARIVQQSICYDHLRKWSISISWGYTIQIYTSLLITADLQMPLQTFQTWRSSSDGPFTFNTRPMNSDLCQQPTIFFLDQVRKVSTGSVTTYKRYVDKEEKTCKRADGEVQIIKVSALMLDPGYWKNVPHRQCCQLMDGGSIKDGSVHIRIRKCRAQETITI is encoded by the exons ATGAATCAAGATCGGTTGGAACCTTGTCATGACTCTCTTAAAGTACCAAGATTACCTTTTATACCAGAAAAACTTGGAGACATGATTTCAATCTCAATAAGGGTTGGCATAGTTATATGCCTTATTGCATTCATTTCACTTGCTCTCCATTCATCATTCACTAAGCCGGACAGATGGTTTCCATTACCGGAGCATTTACATGTTGTACAAAATGTTTCTGCTATTGACATTGACAATAGTGTACCAACAAACATCACTCATATTGTATTCGGCATTGCTGGTTCGGCAAACACGTGGCATGACCGAAGCAACTACGGCAAGCTTTGGTGGAATCCAAACACTTGTAGAGGTTTTGTTTGGCTTGACAAGAGACCAAATATTTTGCAGCGTGATGACATGTTAATTCCATATAAAATCTCACATGGCTGGACTCAGTTCAAGCACTTGCACTCTGCGTCCGCGGTTCGGATAGCTCGGATAGTTTATGAGAGCTTTAGACTTGGTTTGCCAAATGTTAGGTGGTTTGTAATGGGAGATGATGATACAGTGTTTTTCACCGAGAATTTAGTAAATGTTTTGGGAAAATATGATCACAGTCAATTGTATTATATTGGTGGGAATTCTGAGAGTGTTGAACAAGATTTGATGCATTCTTATGATATGGCTTTTGGTGGTGGGGGATTTGCAATTAGTTATGCATTAGCAGCTAGACTAGCCAAAATAATGGATTCTTGTCTTCATagatacttttatttttatggttCTGATCAAAGAGTTTGGGCCTGTGTAAATGAATTAGGAGTACCTCTTACCAGAGAAAGCGGATTTCATCAG CTTGACATACATGGGAATCCATATGGTCTTTTAGCTGCACACCCTATGGCACCACTTGTGTCACTCCATCACCTTGATCAATTGAACTCGTTGTTTCCGGACCACAGTCAAATGCATTCGTTGCGAAAGCTCATCAGTGCATACCACCTTGACCCTGCCAGAATTGTGCAGCAAAGTATTTGTTATGATCATCTGCGTAAATGGTCGATATCTATTTCGTGGGGTTACACAATACAAATCTATACATCATTGTTGATAACAGCGGATTTGCAGATGCCATTGCAGACGTTTCAAACGTGGAGAAGTTCGAGTGATGGTCCTTTCACATTTAATACTCGACCGATGAACTCTGACTTATGCCAGCAGCCGACTATATTTTTTCTGGACCAGGTTAGAAAGGTGAGCACTGGAAGTGTTACTACCTATAAGAGATATGTAGACAAGGAAGAGAAGACATGCAAGAGAGCAGATGGAGAAGTGCAGATAATTAAAGTTTCTGCCTTGATGCTTGATCCAGGATATTGGAAAAAT GTACCGCATCGGCAATGCTGTCAACTTATGGATGGTGGAAGCATAAAGGATGGCAGTGTGCATATTAGAATTAGGAAGTGCAGAGCTCAAGAAACAATTACTATTTAG
- the LOC101513813 gene encoding ARF guanine-nucleotide exchange factor GNOM-like — protein sequence MGRLKLQPGINSIEEEEPEECDAACPNRTTLSCMINSEVGAVLAVMRRNVRWGSRYMSGDDHLEHTLIQSFKALRRQIFSWNHHQWQAINPTLYLLPFLDVIRSDETGAAITGVALSSVYKILTLDVIDQNAVNVEEAMHLVVDAVTSCRFEVTDSSSEEVVLIKILQVLLACMKSKASVMLSNQHVCTIVNTCFRIVHQAGNKGESLQQISRYTMHELVRCIFSHLQDVDNTDHALVNGSSNLKQEIGGLNNEYAFGSRKLENGSMSSEYDNQPLPTNVAPNAASVVTVTMMDENTAIALTGKEGVSYDMHLMTEPYGVPCMVEIFHFLCSLLNVTENMELGPRSNTIAFDEDVPLFALTLINSAIELGGPSIHRHPRLLSSIQDELFHNLMQFGLSVSPLILSMVCSIVLNLYHHLRTELKLQLEAFFSCIILRLAQSRYGASYQQQEVAMEALVDFCRQKTFMVDMYANFDSDITCSNVFEDLANLLSRSAFPVNCPLSAMHILALDGLIAVIQGMAERISNGSASSEYSPVNLEEYIPFWMVKCENYGDPNHWVPFTRRRKYIKRRLMIGADHFNRDPKKGLEFLQGTHLLPDKLDPQSVACFFRYTAGLDKNLVGDFLGNHDEFCVQVLHEFAGTFDFQDMNLDTALRLFLETFRLPGESQKIHRVLEAFSERYYEQSPHILANKDAALVLSYSMIMLNTDQHNVQVKKKMTEDDFIRNNRHINGGSDLPRKFLSEIYHSICKNEIRTTPEQGVGFPEMTPSRWIDLMHKSKKTAPFIVSGSKAYLDHDMFAIMSGPTIAAISVVFDHAEHEEVYQTCMDGFLAIAKISACHHLEDVLDDLVVSLCKFTTLLNPSLVEEPVLAFGDDMKARMATVTVFTIANRYGDYIRTGWRNILDCILRLHKLGLLPARVASDAADESELSAETVHGKPILNSLSSAHMQSIGTPRRSSGLMGRFSQLLSLDTEEPRSQPTEQQLAAHQRTLQTIQKCHIDSIFTESKFLQAKSLEQLARALIWAAGRPQKVNSTPEDEDTAVFCLELLIAITLNNRDRIAILWPGVYDHISNIVQSTVMPCALVEKAVFGLLRICQRLLPYKENIADDLLRSLQLVLKLDARVADAYCEQITQEISRLVKANASHIRSQLGWRAITSLLSITARHIEASEAGFDALIFIMSDGAHLLPANYVICVDTARQFAESRVGQAERSVRALDLMTGSVNCLTQWTSEAKEAMDEEQMSKLSKDIGDMWLILGQGLRKVCLDQREEVRNHALLSLQKCLTGADGIYLPYGKWLECFDLVIFTVLDDLLEISQGHSQKDYRNMEGTLILAVKLLSRVFLQLLLVLSQLTTFCKLWLGVLTRMEKYMKVKVRGKRSEKLQETVPDLLKNSLLAMKMRGILAQRSALGGDSLWELTWLHVNNISPSLQLEVFPEHDSEHLQHKEGESVGGLMHDEKVSVPSSDIASREDPGMVG from the exons ATGGGACGTCTAAAGCTGCAACCGGGTATCAATTCAATAGAGGAGGAGGAACCTGAAGAATGTGATGCTGCCTGTCCTAATAGAACAACTTTATCGTGCATGATAAATTCAGAAGTTGGCGCTGTTTTGGCAGTCATGAGAAGAAATGTGAGGTGGGGAAGTCGTTATATGTCAGGCGATGATCATTTGGAACACACTCTTATTCAGTCTTTCAAGGCATTAAGGAGACAGATCTTTTCATGGAACCACCATCAATGGCAAGCTATCAACCCCACCCTGTATCTACTGCCTTTTCTAGATGTAATTCGGTCTGATGAAACCGGTGCGGCAATTACAGGTGTTGCTTTGTCGTCTGTTTACAAGATCTTGACTCTTGATGTGATTGATCAAAATGCTGTCAATGTTGAGGAGGCCATGCATTTGGTGGTTGATGCTGTCACTAGCTGCAGATTTGAGGTCACTGATTCTTCTTCAGAAGAGGTTGTTTTAATAAAGATACTACAAGTTCTCCTAGCGTGTATGAAAAGTAAAGCGTCTGTAATGCTGAGTAACCAACATGTTTGCACCATAGTGAATACTTGTTTTCGTATAGTTCATCAAGCTGGAAACAAAGGTGAGTCTTTGCAACAGATATCACGGTACACAATGCACGAACTTGTTAGGTGTATTTTCTCCCACCTTCAAGATGTTGACAACACAGACCATGCATTGGTTAATGGAAGCTCTAATTTGAAACAGGAG ATTGGAGGCCTAAATAACGAGTATGCTTTTGGAAGTAGAAAGTTGGAGAATGGAAGCATGAGTTCTGAATATGATAATCAGCCGCTACCCACAAACGTTGCTCCAAATGCTGCAAGTGTTGTGACAGTAACTATGATGGATGAAAACACAGCCATAGCTCTTACTGGCAAGGAGGGTGTATCATATGACATGCATCTCATGACTGAACCATATGGTGTTCCTTGTATGGTGGAAATATTTCACTTCTTGTGTTCATTACTGAACGTTACTGAGAATATGGAACTGGGTCCTAGATCAAACACTATAGCATTTGATGAAGATGTACCCCTCTTTGCTTTAACATTAATCAATTCGGCAATAGAACTTGGAGGGCCTTCTATTCACCGTCACCCAAGGTTGCTAAGCTCAATTCAGGATGAGCTTTTTCATAATCTGATGCAATTTGGTTTGTCAGTGAGTCCTCTTATACTTTCAATGGTGTGTAGCATTGTTCTCAATCTGTATCATCATCTTCGTACTGAACTCAAGTTACAACTAGAAGCATTTTTTTCTTGTATCATTTTGAGACTTGCACAAAGCAGATATGGGGCTTCATATCAGCAGCAAGAAGTAGCCATGGAAGCCCTTGTTGACTTCTGCAGGCAAAAGACATTTATGGTTGATATGTATGCTAACTTTGATAGTGACATAACTTGCAGTAATGTCTTTGAAGACCTTGCTAATTTGTTGTCAAGAAGTGCTTTTCCTGTGAACTGTCCATTGTCTGCCATGCATATTCTTGCTTTGGATGGTCTTATTGCTGTTATACAGGGAATGGCCGAAAGGATATCCAATGGATCTGCAAGCTCAGAATATTCTCCAGTGAATCTTGAAGAGTATATTCCATTCTGGATGGTTAAATGTGAAAATTATGGCGATCCAAATCATTGGGTCCCTTTCACCCGCCGCAGAAAGTACATAAAGAGAAGATTGATGATTGGTGCTGACCACTTTAATCGTGATCCTAAGAAAGGTCTGGAGTTTCTCCAGGGAACACATCTTTTGCCTGACAAACTTGATCCCCAAAGTGTTGCTTGCTTTTTCAGATACACTGCTGGGTTGGATAAGAATCTTGTTGGTGATTTTCTTGGGAATCATGATGAATTTTGTGTTCAGGTTCTTCATGAATTTGCCGGAACATTTGATTTCCAAGATATGAACTTAGACACAGCCCTTCGTCTATTTCTGGAGACTTTCAGACTTCCTGGAGAGTCACAAAAGATACATCGGGTGCTTGAAGCTTTCTCTGAGAGATACTATGAACAGTCACCACATATCCTAGCTAACAAGGACGCTGCTCTTGTGTTATCATACTCGATGATAATGCTTAATACAGACCAGCACAATGTGCAGGTTAAAAAGAAGATGACAGAAGATGATTTTATCCGAAATAATAGGCATATAAATGGTGGCAGTGATCTTCCTCGAAAATTCTTATCAGAGATTTACCATTCAATTTGTAAGAATGAAATCCGCACAACCCCTGAACAAGGTGTTGGGTTTCCTGAAATGACACCAAGTCGATGGATCGATCTAATGCATAAATCAAAGAAAACAGCCCCATTTATTGTATCTGGTTCAAAGGCTTACCTTGATCATGATATGTTTGCCATAATGTCTGGCCCAACGATTGCTGCGATCTCTGTTGTATTTGATCATGCCGAACATGAAGAGGTATACCAAACATGTATGGATGGATTCCTAGCTATTGCTAAGATTTCTGCTTGCCATCATCTTGAAGATGTTCTTGATGATCTGGTAGTGTCACTTTGTAAGTTCACTACACTTTTAAACCCATCACTGGTTGAGGAACCAGTCCTTGCCTTTGGAGATGACATGAAAGCAAGAATGGCAACTGTAACAGTATTCACTATTGCAAATAGGTATGGTGATTACATACGCACAGGTTGGAGAAATATTCTTGATTGCATCTTAAGATTGCACAAGCTAGGTCTTCTTCCTGCCCGTGTTGCCAGTGATGCAGCTGATGAGTCAGAGCTTTCTGCTGAAACTGTTCATGGCAAGCCGATTTTGAATTCTTTATCTTCGGCTCATATGCAATCTATTGGCACACCAAGGAGATCCTCCGGATTGATGGGTAGGTTTAGTCAACTCTTATCTCTTGACACTGAGGAGCCAAGATCACAACCTACTGAACAACAACTTGCTGCTCATCAGCGTACTCTTCAAACAATACAGAAGTGTCACATTGACAGCATATTCACCGAGAGTAAATTTCTGCAAGCTAAATCTCTTGAACAGCTTGCAAGGGCGCTTATTTGGGCCGCAGGTCGACCTCAAAAAGTGAACAGCACGCCTGAGGATGAAGATACAGCAGTTTTCTGCCTGGAGTTGCTGATTGCAATCACTTTGAATAACAGGGATAGAATAGCGATTCTCTGGCCGGGTGTATACGACCACATATCAAATATTGTTCAGTCGACTGTAATGCCCTGTGCCTTAGTAGAGAAGGCTGTTTTTGGACTCCTACGGATTTGCCAGCGATTGCTCCCCTACAAGGAAAACATTGCTGATGACCTTTTGAGATCTTTGCAACTTGTCTTAAAGCTTGATGCCCGGGTTGCTGATGCTTACTGTGAACAGATTACTCAGGAAATCAGCCGCCTTGTGAAGGCAAATGCTTCTCACATACGATCCCAGTTAGGATGGCGTGCAATTACGTCACTACTTTCCATCACTGCTAGGCACATAGAAGCATCTGAGGCTGGGTTTGATGCACTTATTTTCATAATGTCTGATGGTGCCCACTTGCTTCCAGCTAATTATGTTATCTGTGTAGACACTGCAAGGCAGTTTGCTGAGTCTCGTGTTGGCCAAGCCGAGCGATCTGTGCGGGCACTAGATCTCATGACAGGGTCTGTCAATTGCTTGACCCAGTGGACTAGTGAGGCTAAGGAAGCAATGGATGAGGAGCAAATGTCTAAGTTGTCCAAGGACATTGGAGACATGTGGTTGATACTAGGACAGGGTCTAAGGAAAGTGTGTTTAGACCAGAGAGAGGAGGTAAGAAATCATGCTTTATTATCTTTGCAGAAGTGCTTGACAGGAGCAGATGGCATTTATCTCCCATATGGTAAGTGGTTAGAGTGTTTTGATCTTGTGATCTTCACTGTGCTTGATGATCTTCTTGAGATTTCACAGGGACACTCTCAGAAGGACTACCGCAATATGGAAGGCACCCTTATCTTAGCAGTGAAGCTCTTGTCCAGAGTTTTTCTTCAATTACTCCTAGTTCTATCACAATTAACAACCTTCTGCAAGCTATGGTTAGGTGTACTGACCAGAATGGAAAAATATATGAAGGTGAAGGTTAGGGGGAAAAGAAGTGAGAAGCTTCAAGAAACAGTTCCGGACCTGCTTAAAAACTCGTTGCTTGCTATGAAGATGAGGGGTATACTAGCACAGAGGAGTGCATTGGGTGGTGATAGTCTTTGGGAATTAACTTGGCTTCACGTGAATAACATTTCACCATCATTGCAACTTGAGGTATTCCCAGAGCATGATTCTGAACATTTGCAGCACAAAGAGGGTGAATCAGTAGGAGGTTTGATGCATGATGAAAAGGTTTCTGTTCCTTCAAGTGATATCGCTAGCCGTGAAGACCCTGGCATGGTTGGTTAA